In the Klebsiella aerogenes KCTC 2190 genome, one interval contains:
- a CDS encoding GFA family protein, with amino-acid sequence MMAEKLSAHCHCGAVAFTVELSDGFNTVRRCNCSYCRMRGAVAVSSPRSGIEVVRGRDKLTEYRFNTGEAVHFFCSVCGIYTFHQRRSNPQQYGVNVACIDGVSPFDFPCVEVNDGVNHPKDGGGGVVGYLRYEKK; translated from the coding sequence ATAATGGCAGAGAAATTATCCGCTCATTGTCACTGCGGTGCGGTGGCATTTACCGTTGAGCTCAGCGATGGCTTCAACACCGTTCGTCGCTGTAACTGTTCATATTGTCGAATGCGTGGGGCGGTCGCGGTCTCTTCGCCGCGTTCAGGAATAGAGGTGGTACGCGGAAGGGATAAGCTCACAGAGTATCGCTTTAATACGGGGGAAGCCGTGCACTTCTTCTGCTCGGTATGCGGGATCTACACCTTTCATCAACGGCGATCAAACCCGCAGCAGTATGGGGTAAATGTGGCCTGCATTGATGGCGTTTCGCCTTTCGATTTTCCTTGCGTGGAGGTCAACGACGGCGTGAATCATCCAAAAGATGGCGGCGGAGGCGTGGTGGGGTATTTGCGCTACGAGAAAAAGTAA
- the azoR gene encoding FMN-dependent NADH-azoreductase has protein sequence MSKVLVLKSSILAGYSQSGQLSDYFVEQWREKHAGDVITVRDLAANPIPVLDGELVGALRPSDAQLTARQQEALALSDELIAELKANDVIVIAAPMYNFNIPTQLKNYFDLVARAGVTFRYTEKGPEGLVTGKRAVVLTSRGGIHKDTPTDLVTPYLTTFLGFIGITDVNFVFAEGIAYGPEVAAKAQSDAKAAIDSVVAA, from the coding sequence ATGAGCAAAGTATTAGTTCTGAAGTCCAGTATTCTTGCAGGGTACTCGCAATCCGGCCAGCTGTCCGACTATTTTGTTGAACAATGGCGTGAAAAACACGCAGGCGACGTTATCACCGTGCGCGATCTGGCGGCAAACCCGATTCCGGTACTGGATGGTGAACTGGTTGGCGCGCTGCGTCCGAGTGATGCACAGTTGACCGCACGTCAACAGGAAGCGCTGGCACTGTCCGATGAACTGATCGCTGAACTGAAAGCTAACGATGTGATTGTTATCGCCGCGCCGATGTATAACTTCAACATCCCGACTCAGCTGAAAAACTATTTCGACCTGGTTGCCCGTGCAGGCGTCACCTTCCGTTACACCGAGAAAGGTCCGGAAGGCCTGGTCACCGGTAAACGTGCGGTAGTACTGACCAGCCGCGGTGGTATTCATAAAGATACGCCGACCGATCTGGTTACGCCGTATCTGACCACCTTCCTTGGCTTTATCGGCATCACCGACGTGAATTTCGTATTTGCTGAAGGTATTGCTTATGGTCCAGAAGTTGCGGCCAAAGCGCAGTCCGATGCCAAAGCGGCTATCGACAGCGTAGTTGCAGCCTAA
- the paaY gene encoding phenylacetic acid degradation protein PaaY — protein MPIYQIDGLTPVVPDESYVHPTAVLIGDVILGKGVYVGPNASLRGDFGRIVVKDGANIQDNCVMHGFPGQDTVVEEDGHIGHGAILHGCVIGRNALVGMSAVIIDGAVIGENSIVGASAFVKAKAEMPANHLILGSPAKAIRTLSEQELEWKKHGTREYQVLVERCKQTLHQVEPLKEMEAGRKRLEFDENLRPKS, from the coding sequence ATGCCGATTTATCAGATTGATGGGCTGACGCCAGTGGTGCCGGATGAGAGCTATGTTCATCCGACGGCGGTACTCATTGGCGACGTGATCCTGGGAAAAGGGGTCTATGTTGGGCCTAATGCCAGCCTGCGCGGCGACTTCGGTCGTATTGTAGTAAAAGACGGAGCCAATATTCAGGATAACTGCGTCATGCACGGCTTCCCCGGCCAGGATACCGTGGTGGAAGAGGACGGCCACATCGGCCACGGCGCAATCCTGCACGGCTGTGTGATTGGCCGCAACGCGCTGGTGGGAATGAGCGCGGTGATTATCGACGGGGCGGTAATTGGCGAAAATAGTATTGTCGGCGCTTCCGCCTTCGTAAAAGCGAAAGCGGAAATGCCTGCTAACCATTTGATCCTCGGCAGCCCGGCAAAAGCGATTCGTACGCTGAGCGAACAGGAGCTGGAGTGGAAAAAACACGGTACCCGTGAATACCAGGTGCTGGTCGAACGTTGTAAGCAGACGCTGCATCAGGTGGAGCCATTAAAAGAGATGGAGGCCGGGCGCAAGCGTCTGGAATTTGACGAAAACCTGCGGCCAAAATCCTAA